In Desulfovibrio sp. Fe33, the genomic window GCTTGGGCCGCGTCGTCGATTACTTTGTTTCCCGCGCGTAGACTTCGTCGAGGATGGCTTTGCCGCCCGCTTCGAGGACTTGGCCTGCCAGGATCATGCCCAGGTCCCAGGCGTGATTCACATTCCCTTCGACCATGCGGCGGATGGGTGTGGAGCCGTCGACTTCGGCCACGTACCCGGTCAGGCGCAGCGTGTCGCCTTCGATCACGGACCAGGCCGCGATGGGGACCTGGCAGCCGCCGTCCAGCCCGGTCAGGAAGCCGCGTTCGGCCAGGACCTGATGGCGGGTGGGGGCGTGATCCAGGAAGGCGAGCATCGAGCGGACTTCGGCGTCGTCGGAGCGGAACTCGATGCCGAGCGCGCCCTGGGCCACGGCGGGCAGAAACTCGGGCGGGCTCAGAATCTCCTGCTTGGGCGCGGACATGTTCAGCCGCTTGAGCCCGGCGGTGGCCAGGACGATGGCGTCATAGTCGCCGTTCAGGAGCTTGTTCAGCCGGGTGTCCAGGTTGCCGCGCAGGGTCTCGATCTTCAGGTCGGGGCGCAGGGCGCAGAGCTGGGACTGGCGGCGCAGGCTGGAGGTGCCGACTTTGGCTCCCTCGGGCAAACCCTTGAGGCCGTCGTATTTGACCGAAAGCAGGGAATCGGTGGCTTCTTCTCGTTCGGGAATGATGCCGACCTCCAGGCCGTCGGGCAGCTCGGTGGGCACGTCCTTCATGGAATGAACGGCCAACTGCGCGCGTCCGTCCAGCAGCGCCTCTTCGATTTCCTTGACGAACAGTCCCTTGCCGCCGACCTTGGCCAGCGGCACGTCCAGAATCTTGTCGCCCTTGGTCTTGATCTTGAGCAGGTCGACGGACAGGCCGGGATGTTCGGCTTCGAGCAGGTCCTTGATATGATTAGCCTGCCACAGGGCCAGGGCTGAGCCGCGCGTGGCGATGGTGAGCTTTTTCATGCAGATTCCTCTGGTATGACTTCCGCCGTGTGAAAATGGCGTTCGGAGATTAGCCGCAACTGGAGCAGTTGCCGCCGGAACAGCCCGCGCAACCGGAAGAAGGCGCGCTGGGTTTGGCGGGGGCGCTGTCGCCGCCGGCGTCGGGCCTGAAGCCGCCGACCTTGGACCGGACGGCGCTCATGAGCTTGCCGGTGTCGGTGGACTTGCATTTGGGGCATGTGGGGCATTCGTCGCGGTCGAAAACGAGTTCCTCGAATTCGTTGCCGCACGCGTTGCATTTGTATTCGAATATGGGCATGGCGTGCTCCGAAACGGTGTTGTGATGGGCCGGGAACTCCCGGCAGAGGGTTTCCATAGCTGAAAAGGACCGGGCTGGCAACGTTGCCGCCCGGCCGGGACATAAGGTAAGTCCGTTGTGCGCCGTGTCCACCCTTTTCTTGCCTGAATCGGGGCTTTACACCGCGCTTTCCCCCCGGCTAACATGACAACGAGAGGCCGGTGGGAACGTCCGTTCAGCCCAAGCCGCGGAGGGATCATGAAAGACGAGTTTTACGCGCTGCATCTCGATACCGGAAACGGCGAGGCCTGGGCTTCCCGACCGTCCGGCCAGGCGTATCTGGCGGACGGCGCGGTCCATTGCGTCTTTTCCGCCCGCACGGCCGTCAAGATGGGCATGGGCGCCAACAGCCGTTCCCATGAAAGCCTGACTTTTCGTTTCGTGGAGCAGACCGGCGAGGACGAATTCGCCACCCGGCTGCTCAGCAACCGCCGCCTGCCCATGGGCGAGGCCGAGCTGATTTCCCTGGATGAGCTCGTGGAAAGCCATTCTCCCGAGCTGGCTTTTTACGAGGAGCGGGTCGTCCCGGCCATGCTTGAGCGCGGCGCGCCCGAGGATGCGCGATCGGCGTCCATCGACAGGCGGGTCTTCAACGGCCTTTTCGGCCTGGGGCTGCTCTACCTGGAACGGGACGAGCCGGGGCGCGCCTCGGCGCTGTTCGCCGACCTGGCCGGGATCAAAGCCGACTTCGTGGGCAAGAACCAGTTCCTGTTCAACGACTGCGGCATCGGACTGCGCAAGTGCGGCCTGTTCGGCGAGGCCATCGCCTTCTTCCTTCGCGCATTGGATTATGCGCCGGATGACGAGAATCTCCTCTACAATTTGGGCCGCGCCCATTACGAGAACGGCGACTGGACCCGTTCGCTGGACTACCTTATCCAGTCCAACAAGTTCAATCCCGGCCTTGGTCCGACCAACAGCTTGCTCGGGTTGATGGTCCGTCTGGAAACGGACGACCGGCTGGCCGACCGCTACGGCAAACCGCCGGTGCCGCCCGCCGTGGCCGCCCGCGCCCGCCAGATTCTGGCCGCCGGTTCCGGCAGGCTCAAGCTCGACGATACGCTGGTGGCCAGTCCCGTGGAACCCGGGCGCGCCCGGTCCGGCGGCGTGGGCCATGTCGAGTTCAAACGCCGGGGCGAAAAATAGCCTCCGAACTCCGGCGCATTCCTTTTTTCACTAAAGTCCCTTCCCCCGTGGACCGATAAGATTCGGGAATACGGGGTGGAAAGGCCGTTCGGCGTTGCCGGACCTTTTTCACGCAATGCGCCTGGTGACTGCGGGAGCCCACCGGATGGCGCAGGGGAAATGCCATGCCCAAGACCGGCGGCGGTTCGCGTTAGGGGAAAACGCGGATCGGACCGGTTCGAACAGGGCATGGCCGTCCCCCTGCGAAAGGGTGACCCATGATGAAGGATGCGTCAGTTTCTCTCGACGGCAGGAGCCTTGCCAATCGTGCCCCGCAACGGGGCATCGGGCCTGTTCGCTGTATTTTCTCGACCGGCGATTCCCATGACATTGAAAAGGAAACCGCCTCCGGAACTCGGGGACGAATCCGCTATTGGTTCGTTTGCCAGATCGGGGAGGACGGCTATGCCGTGCGCGGGTTGGGCAACGATTTTCTGCCTTCGGGCGGGGAATCGGCCATCACCGCCGACGAACTGATCGCCCGGTACACCCCGGAGGTGGCCGTTTTCGAGAACCGGATGCTTCCGTCGGTGCGTCGCAACGGCTACAGTTCCGCCGAGACCGGCCTGGGCTCGGATGGCCGGGGCATTCCGCCCGCCCTGGACGAGGCCAATGTGCGTGGCCTGTTCGAGCTGGCCCGGGAATATCTCCTCGCGCGGCGTACAGCCAAGGGACGGACGTTTCTCGGCGAGCTGCTGCGGGTCAAGGCCCCGTTCCCCGGCAAGGACCAGCACCTATTCAACGAGTTCGGCATCGCCCTGCGCAAGATCGGCTTCCTCGACGGCGCGGTAATCTGTTACCGCCGGGCTCTCAAGTATGCGGAAAAGGACGACCATCTTTTCTACAATCTGGCCCGCGTTTACTACGAGCAGGGCCAGTGGTGGGATTGCATGACCACTCTTGCCCGCTGCTTCGAGTTCAATCCGGACCTCCCCCTTGCCCGCGACCTCGCGGCCCTCATACATGCCCTGGCGGACAATCCCGGCCTGCGGCGGCGTTACGGCAAGCCTCCGGTGCCGGAAGGCGTGGCCCGCCGCGTCGCATTGCTCTGCGACATCCTTCCCGGCGCCGACGCCCTTGGCCGAGTTCGCAACGGGGCCTTTCAGCCGGAAACGGCGCCCGAGGCGAAACCGCCCTCCCTCGACCAGCGGCGCGACAGGGGGCTGTCCCTGCCGGGCCGCGACGCGGTGGGGATGTGATTTCAGCGGAAGTTCGGCCGCACGGCAGAACCCTACAGAACGGAAAAATCCGCGCCGAAGGCGCATACTGGGGATGCAAGGGTTCGCACCCTTGCCCGCCGGAGGCGAAATCACCCGACTATCGCCGCGAAGCGGCCTTCATCACCCGACTTAACTCTTCAAGAAGTTAAGGGGCGTTCCCCGCCAGAGGGTAACTCCCACAAAAAAGGGGACCGCAGCACGCTGCGGTCCCCTTTGATTTCGATGTGATCGGGATGGCTTATTTGGCCTTGGCGAGGGGCCAGATTTCGTCCACCTTTTCGATGGTTTTGATGGTGATTTTTTTGCGCAGTTCGTCCGGAATCTCGGCCAGATCCTTTTTGTTCTGGGCCGGGATGAGGACCTTTTTCATGCCGCGGGACACGGCGGCGAGGATTTTCTCCTTGATGCCGCCCACGGGCAGGACGCGGCCGCGCAGGGATATTTCGCCGGTCATGGCCAGGTCCGGGCAGATCGGGGTATCGGTCAGGGCGGAGATGAGCGCCGTGACCAGGGTGACGCCTGCGGACGGGCCGTCCTTGGGAGTGGCTCCGGCCGGGACGTGCACGTGGATGTCCCGTTTCTCGGCGAAGGCCGGGTCGATGCCGTAGAGGTCGGCCCTGGCCCGGGCGATGGACAGGGCGGCCTGAGCCGATTCCTTCATGACGTCGCCGAGCTTGCCGGTCAGGATCAGTTTGCCCTTGCCCGGCATGGTGGTCACCTCGATGTGCAGTATCTCGCCGCCCACCGGAGTCCAGGCGAGGCCGACGGCCACGCCCGGGGGCAGGGTGGGTTCCTTCTCGTCGTCGAGGAAACGCGGCGGCCCGAGGAGCTTGTAGAGGTTGTTCGTCGTGATCTTGAACGGCCCCTTTTCGCCTTCGGCCTTTTTCCTGGCCATCTTTCGGCTCAGGGTGCCGATCTCGCGTTCCACGTTGCGCAGCCCGGCCTCGCGGGTGTACTCGCGGACGACCTTGGCCACGAGCTTGTCGGAGATGATGAGCTCACCCTCGTCGAGGCCGTTTTCCCTGATCTGGCGGGGAATGATGTAGCGTCGGGTGATGACGGTCTTTTCCTGCTCGGTGTAGCCGGGAATGCGGATGACCTCCATGCGGTCCATGAGCGGGCCGGGGATGGAGTCGAGCATGTTGGCCGTGCACACGAACATGACCTTGGACAGATCGAAGGGCACGTTCAGGTAATGGTCGGTGAACGAGTTGTTCTGTTCCGGGTCCAGGACCTCGAGCAGGGCCGACGACGGGTCGCCCCGGAAGTCGGAGCCGAGCTTGTCGATCTCGTCGAGCATGATTACCGGGTTGCGCGTGCCGCACTGCTTGATGGCCTGGATGATGCGGCCGGGCATGGCCCCGATGTAGGTCCGCCGGTGGCCGCGAATTTCGGCCTCGTCGCGCATTCCGCCCAGGGACATGCGGTGGAACTTGCGCCCCAGCGACCTGGCGATGGAGCGGCCGAGGGAAGTCTTGCCCACGCCCGGAGGCCCCACGAAGCAGAGGATCGGGCCTTTCATCTTGGGGTTGAGCTTGCGCACGCTCAGGTATTCGAGGATGCGCTCCTTGACCTTTTCCAGGTCGTAGTGGTCGGCGTTGAGAATTTCTTCGGCCTTCTTGATGTCCAACCGATCGCGGGAGAGCTTCTTCCACGGCAGGTCGATCATCCAGTCGAGGTAGGTGCGGATGACCGTCGCCTCGCTTGATTCGGCGTGCATGGTTTCCAGCCGCCTGAGCTGTTTGAAGGCCTCCTTCATGACGTCCTTGGGCATTCCCGAGGCCACCAGTCCCTTGCGCAGTTCCTCCATCTCTTCGGACTCGTCGCCGTCGTCGCCGAGTTCGCGCTTGATGGCCTTGATCTGTTCGCGCAGGTAGAAGTCGCGCTGGGCCTTGTCCATGCCCTCTTTGGCCATGGTCTGGATCTTGTTCTGCATGGAGGCCACCTCGACCTCCTTGAGCAGTTGCTCGTTGACCAGCTCCAGCCGCTTGATGGGGTCGACGCATTCCAGAATCTTCTGGGCCGCCTCCACCTTCATGCGCAGGTTGGAGGCGATGAGGTCGGCCAGCCTGCCCGGATCGGACACGCTGTTGAGCACGGACATGATGTCGGCGCTGGAAATGCCGCGCAGGGAAAGAATGCGTTCGGACTGCTCACGCGAGGAGCGGACAAGGGCTTCCTGCTCGGCGTTCAGAGCGCCCGCTTCGGGCTCCACGATGGGGGTCAGCTCGGCGATGTGGTACGGGTCGTTGGAGGTGAACCGTTTCAGCTTGGCGCGGGCCAGCCCCTGGACCAGGACCTTGAGGCGGCCGTCGGGCATCTTGAGCATACGCATTATCATGCCCACGGTGCCCGTGGCGTACAGGTCGTCCGGGCCGGGGTCCTCCACGCTCTCGTCCTTCTGGGTCAGAATGAGGATGTAGCGGTCACCGGCCAGGGCCGCGTCCACGGCCTGGACGGATTTCTCGCGGCCCACGAAGAGCGGCAGGATCATGTAGTTGAAGACCACGATGTCGCGCACGGCGAGCACGGGCAGGACCTGGGGGATATCGGCCGGATTGTGGCCCGGCATGTCCTCGCCGTCGCTGAACATGGACGCGCCGGGGGTGTTGGTCAGCGCCTCGATGATCTCCGGGATGTCCTCGACGGGTTTTTGGGGCTTGTCGGGCTTCGGCGTCTTATCGATGTCGACATCCGGCTTTTTGCGTTTGATGCGCGACGGACGGATGGGGGATTTCTTTTTTTTCTGGCTCAAATGCGTATCCTCTGATTTGTGTGCAAACAGATGGTGTTAGACTACATATATCGTCAGATCGGGTTGGCAAGTCCATTATTATGGTAAATTCGCGATTCTTGCCTCGTTTGTCCGCTGAGGGGAGATATTGCCGTGGCTGTCCGCCAGACTGTGAAAAAGTCCGGAAAGGGGAACGGGATGTGGGGGACGGGGAACGGAAGATTCAACGGCGTACGGAAAAGGTAGGCAGGGGCGTTCCCAGCGGGGAACGCCGGGATTCGACGGCGGAGACACGGGCAAGCGGCGGGCCGAGCCTGAGGCGCTCCTCGAATCGGTCGAGTTGTTCGGCCGAGCCCTGGGCGAGGACTTCCACGGCTCCGTCGGGCAGGTTGCGCACCCATCCGGTGACGCCCAGATCGCGCGCCGTCTCGCGTGTCCAGCCCCGGAACCATACCCCTTGGACCTTCCCGCGGACGATGGCGGCCATTTCCTGCATCTAGAGCCTCCCGAATTCGTTGAAGCTGTAGTAGTCGTGGTCGGTGACGATGATATGGTCGCGCACGGCTATGTCGAGGCTGGCGCAGGCCTCGGCCACCTTGGC contains:
- the hemC gene encoding hydroxymethylbilane synthase, encoding MKKLTIATRGSALALWQANHIKDLLEAEHPGLSVDLLKIKTKGDKILDVPLAKVGGKGLFVKEIEEALLDGRAQLAVHSMKDVPTELPDGLEVGIIPEREEATDSLLSVKYDGLKGLPEGAKVGTSSLRRQSQLCALRPDLKIETLRGNLDTRLNKLLNGDYDAIVLATAGLKRLNMSAPKQEILSPPEFLPAVAQGALGIEFRSDDAEVRSMLAFLDHAPTRHQVLAERGFLTGLDGGCQVPIAAWSVIEGDTLRLTGYVAEVDGSTPIRRMVEGNVNHAWDLGMILAGQVLEAGGKAILDEVYARETK
- a CDS encoding FmdB family zinc ribbon protein; translated protein: MPIFEYKCNACGNEFEELVFDRDECPTCPKCKSTDTGKLMSAVRSKVGGFRPDAGGDSAPAKPSAPSSGCAGCSGGNCSSCG
- a CDS encoding tetratricopeptide repeat protein, yielding MKDEFYALHLDTGNGEAWASRPSGQAYLADGAVHCVFSARTAVKMGMGANSRSHESLTFRFVEQTGEDEFATRLLSNRRLPMGEAELISLDELVESHSPELAFYEERVVPAMLERGAPEDARSASIDRRVFNGLFGLGLLYLERDEPGRASALFADLAGIKADFVGKNQFLFNDCGIGLRKCGLFGEAIAFFLRALDYAPDDENLLYNLGRAHYENGDWTRSLDYLIQSNKFNPGLGPTNSLLGLMVRLETDDRLADRYGKPPVPPAVAARARQILAAGSGRLKLDDTLVASPVEPGRARSGGVGHVEFKRRGEK
- a CDS encoding tetratricopeptide repeat protein, with the protein product MMKDASVSLDGRSLANRAPQRGIGPVRCIFSTGDSHDIEKETASGTRGRIRYWFVCQIGEDGYAVRGLGNDFLPSGGESAITADELIARYTPEVAVFENRMLPSVRRNGYSSAETGLGSDGRGIPPALDEANVRGLFELAREYLLARRTAKGRTFLGELLRVKAPFPGKDQHLFNEFGIALRKIGFLDGAVICYRRALKYAEKDDHLFYNLARVYYEQGQWWDCMTTLARCFEFNPDLPLARDLAALIHALADNPGLRRRYGKPPVPEGVARRVALLCDILPGADALGRVRNGAFQPETAPEAKPPSLDQRRDRGLSLPGRDAVGM
- the lon gene encoding endopeptidase La — protein: MSQKKKKSPIRPSRIKRKKPDVDIDKTPKPDKPQKPVEDIPEIIEALTNTPGASMFSDGEDMPGHNPADIPQVLPVLAVRDIVVFNYMILPLFVGREKSVQAVDAALAGDRYILILTQKDESVEDPGPDDLYATGTVGMIMRMLKMPDGRLKVLVQGLARAKLKRFTSNDPYHIAELTPIVEPEAGALNAEQEALVRSSREQSERILSLRGISSADIMSVLNSVSDPGRLADLIASNLRMKVEAAQKILECVDPIKRLELVNEQLLKEVEVASMQNKIQTMAKEGMDKAQRDFYLREQIKAIKRELGDDGDESEEMEELRKGLVASGMPKDVMKEAFKQLRRLETMHAESSEATVIRTYLDWMIDLPWKKLSRDRLDIKKAEEILNADHYDLEKVKERILEYLSVRKLNPKMKGPILCFVGPPGVGKTSLGRSIARSLGRKFHRMSLGGMRDEAEIRGHRRTYIGAMPGRIIQAIKQCGTRNPVIMLDEIDKLGSDFRGDPSSALLEVLDPEQNNSFTDHYLNVPFDLSKVMFVCTANMLDSIPGPLMDRMEVIRIPGYTEQEKTVITRRYIIPRQIRENGLDEGELIISDKLVAKVVREYTREAGLRNVEREIGTLSRKMARKKAEGEKGPFKITTNNLYKLLGPPRFLDDEKEPTLPPGVAVGLAWTPVGGEILHIEVTTMPGKGKLILTGKLGDVMKESAQAALSIARARADLYGIDPAFAEKRDIHVHVPAGATPKDGPSAGVTLVTALISALTDTPICPDLAMTGEISLRGRVLPVGGIKEKILAAVSRGMKKVLIPAQNKKDLAEIPDELRKKITIKTIEKVDEIWPLAKAK
- a CDS encoding acylphosphatase, which translates into the protein MQEMAAIVRGKVQGVWFRGWTRETARDLGVTGWVRNLPDGAVEVLAQGSAEQLDRFEERLRLGPPLARVSAVESRRSPLGTPLPTFSVRR